The proteins below are encoded in one region of Myxococcales bacterium:
- the tsaD gene encoding tRNA (adenosine(37)-N6)-threonylcarbamoyltransferase complex transferase subunit TsaD, which produces MRVLGLETSCDETGAAVVDERGHVLSDVVQSQVALHAPFGGVVPELASRDHLKNAEPVLTEALARAKLGLADIDGIAVTCRPGLSGALLVGVQLARGLAWATGKPVVGVDHLVGHLLAVYLSYPDLTPTAPPELPFVGLLASGGHTALYRVDGMELSNVRELGATRDDAAGEAFDKVGKLLGLGYPGGPIVDRLAKEGDPERIPLARPMPNKHSLEFSFSGLKTNVARWVEEHGRPGDDQTLRDLCAAFQRRVVESLVKKAVRAAQQEDVKTLVLAGGVAANRELRETAHAAGEKAGLRVVVPPFRACTDNAAMIAFAGVTRLARGENDADTLTTSPHTALLTVTKKGSGLRRG; this is translated from the coding sequence ATGCGGGTCTTGGGTCTCGAAACCTCCTGCGACGAGACGGGCGCGGCCGTCGTCGACGAACGAGGTCACGTGCTCTCCGACGTGGTGCAGAGTCAGGTAGCGCTGCATGCGCCGTTTGGCGGCGTGGTGCCGGAGCTGGCGTCGCGCGATCATCTGAAGAACGCCGAGCCGGTGCTGACCGAGGCGCTCGCTCGCGCAAAGCTCGGGCTCGCGGACATCGACGGCATCGCGGTGACGTGCCGCCCGGGATTGTCCGGCGCGCTCCTGGTCGGAGTGCAGCTTGCGCGGGGGCTGGCGTGGGCAACGGGCAAACCCGTGGTGGGTGTCGATCACCTGGTCGGGCACCTGCTGGCGGTGTATCTCTCGTACCCCGATCTCACCCCGACGGCGCCGCCGGAGCTGCCGTTCGTCGGGCTGCTCGCGTCGGGAGGGCACACGGCTTTGTATCGAGTCGACGGCATGGAGCTGTCGAACGTGCGCGAGCTTGGCGCAACACGCGACGACGCGGCGGGCGAAGCGTTCGACAAGGTCGGTAAGCTGCTCGGCCTGGGTTACCCGGGCGGCCCCATCGTCGATCGCCTGGCAAAAGAGGGGGATCCCGAGCGCATCCCCCTCGCGCGACCCATGCCCAACAAACACAGCCTGGAGTTCAGCTTCAGCGGCCTGAAGACCAACGTCGCCCGCTGGGTGGAGGAACACGGCCGCCCGGGTGACGACCAGACGCTGCGTGATCTGTGCGCGGCCTTCCAGCGTCGTGTGGTCGAATCGCTGGTGAAGAAGGCCGTGCGCGCCGCGCAACAAGAGGACGTGAAGACGCTCGTGCTCGCCGGCGGCGTCGCTGCCAACCGCGAGCTGCGCGAGACCGCGCACGCGGCTGGCGAGAAGGCCGGCCTGCGCGTGGTGGTGCCGCCGTTCCGCGCGTGCACGGACAACGCGGCCATGATCGCCTTCGCAGGTGTCACGCGGCTTGCCCGCGGCGAGAACGATGCGGACACCCTCACGACCAGCCCGCACACCGCGCTCCTGACGGTGACGAAGAAGGGGAGTGGCTTGCGGAGGGGGTAG
- a CDS encoding KTSC domain-containing protein — MQQISASSKANARAARTRRPPLGPSVRGAPVAPLPSRVTLTSSNLRAAEYDVGTQTLIIDFQGGRRYEYNGVPQNIYAGLLRAPSHGQYFHQWIRNRTLTATCMTEWQLPNPHSTRPIRYPPAPPVPEPRAPSVRASAGGAGTKKIYEPPIRK; from the coding sequence ATGCAGCAGATCTCGGCGTCGTCCAAGGCAAACGCACGGGCAGCCCGAACAAGAAGGCCTCCGCTCGGCCCCAGCGTGCGCGGAGCCCCCGTGGCTCCGCTGCCCAGTCGCGTGACGTTGACGTCCAGCAATCTGCGCGCTGCAGAGTACGACGTCGGGACACAGACGCTCATCATCGATTTCCAAGGCGGACGCCGCTACGAATACAACGGGGTGCCGCAAAACATCTACGCCGGCCTGCTCCGCGCCCCATCACACGGACAGTACTTCCACCAGTGGATACGAAACCGTACCCTCACCGCGACTTGCATGACTGAGTGGCAACTGCCCAACCCGCACTCCACGCGCCCCATTCGTTATCCACCCGCGCCACCAGTCCCAGAACCACGCGCCCCCTCCGTCCGCGCAAGCGCCGGCGGCGCCGGCACGAAGAAGATCTACGAGCCGCCGATCCGGAAGTGA
- a CDS encoding transposase zinc-binding domain-containing protein yields MRRAKPAAISDVSAPRHQRRTPERTVLYGILARHLETFLSESRSHDRRGLPRYVERELRAYLKCGIPAHGFLHARCKTCRAEIVVAFSCKRRGVCPSCNARRMCSTAAHLVDSVFPDVPVASGCSAFLTSSGSLLLAAPTRSAR; encoded by the coding sequence GTGCGCCGCGCAAAGCCCGCCGCGATCTCCGATGTCAGCGCGCCGCGCCACCAGCGTCGGACCCCCGAGCGCACGGTCTTGTACGGCATCCTCGCGCGTCACCTCGAGACCTTCCTGTCAGAGTCGCGCTCCCACGACCGGCGCGGCCTGCCTCGCTACGTCGAGCGCGAGCTCCGCGCCTACCTGAAGTGCGGTATCCCGGCGCATGGATTCCTGCATGCCAGATGCAAGACATGTCGTGCGGAGATTGTGGTCGCGTTTTCGTGCAAGCGACGCGGCGTGTGCCCATCGTGCAACGCTCGTAGAATGTGCAGCACGGCCGCGCACCTCGTCGATTCGGTGTTCCCCGACGTGCCGGTCGCCAGTGGGTGCTCAGCGTTCCTTACGAGCTCAGGCTCACTCTTGCTCGCCGCGCCGACGCGTTCGGCGCGCTAA
- a CDS encoding transposase: MLSVPYELRLTLARRADAFGALIRIFAGEVLRFLERASGVRAAKAGGVSFPQRFGGSLNLNTHVHAVFPDGVFVRDQAGRADFIRGRAPDSGDLVAICSRVHERFVRWLRKRGLLRSDAHDAHASNDLPARSCIDSCTEAALGIGTLARVKDANAERSDREAASPNVERPRGKKGKHVGEALGFGIHAGVTVPAGNTLGRELLLRYCARAPLSRERLSVLPDGRVAYRLKAPWRKDQTHRVMTPVELIARLAALVPPPRHPLIHFHGVFAPHCAWRASVVPESGKPSRLCDAQGTKPAPVAKASPAPATNGARASDPAALSAAGTTGEQAGIAGSTEPSAERRARKSWWIDWATLLRRVYDVDALQCPCGGRLSFVAVVTDRAAGATILRELGLPADPPTISRSRDPTPDFDPPPPDAHVDEAPTDDFDQAPPPSW; the protein is encoded by the coding sequence GTGCTCAGCGTTCCTTACGAGCTCAGGCTCACTCTTGCTCGCCGCGCCGACGCGTTCGGCGCGCTAATCCGGATCTTCGCCGGAGAAGTCCTTCGCTTCCTGGAGCGGGCCTCGGGCGTCCGAGCCGCGAAGGCCGGGGGAGTGTCGTTCCCCCAGCGCTTCGGCGGCAGCCTGAACCTCAACACCCACGTGCACGCCGTCTTCCCCGATGGCGTCTTCGTGCGCGATCAGGCTGGCCGGGCCGACTTCATCCGAGGTCGGGCGCCGGACTCGGGGGACCTCGTTGCGATTTGCAGCCGAGTTCACGAGCGCTTCGTGCGTTGGCTGCGCAAGCGAGGGCTGCTGCGATCCGATGCCCACGACGCCCACGCATCGAACGACCTCCCAGCTCGGTCCTGCATCGACTCTTGCACGGAAGCGGCACTGGGCATCGGCACGCTGGCGAGAGTGAAGGACGCCAACGCTGAACGCTCCGACCGAGAGGCCGCGTCTCCAAACGTCGAGCGGCCCCGTGGCAAGAAAGGCAAGCACGTCGGGGAGGCCCTCGGCTTCGGCATCCATGCCGGGGTCACGGTTCCGGCCGGCAACACGCTCGGTCGCGAGCTACTTCTCCGTTACTGCGCGCGCGCGCCGCTGTCGCGCGAGCGGCTCTCGGTGCTTCCCGACGGGCGGGTCGCGTACCGTTTGAAGGCTCCATGGCGCAAGGACCAGACCCACCGGGTGATGACGCCGGTCGAGCTCATCGCGCGTCTCGCCGCGCTGGTTCCTCCGCCGCGCCACCCGCTCATTCACTTTCACGGCGTGTTCGCGCCTCACTGCGCGTGGCGAGCGAGCGTGGTCCCGGAGTCGGGCAAGCCGTCGCGCCTGTGCGACGCCCAAGGCACGAAACCCGCGCCGGTAGCCAAAGCCAGTCCCGCTCCCGCCACGAACGGCGCACGGGCATCAGACCCCGCGGCGTTGTCCGCCGCTGGGACTACCGGAGAGCAGGCCGGGATTGCGGGATCGACCGAACCGTCCGCTGAACGTCGGGCGCGAAAGAGTTGGTGGATCGACTGGGCGACGCTGCTCCGTCGGGTCTACGACGTCGACGCGCTGCAGTGTCCCTGCGGCGGGCGTCTCAGTTTCGTCGCGGTCGTCACCGATCGCGCGGCGGGTGCGACCATACTTCGCGAGCTCGGTCTCCCGGCTGACCCTCCCACGATTTCCCGCTCCCGCGACCCGACGCCGGACTTCGACCCGCCACCGCCCGACGCGCACGTCGACGAGGCACCCACCGACGACTTCGACCAGGCCCCGCCCCCGAGCTGGTGA
- a CDS encoding IS4 family transposase produces the protein MARARASQIVATIASVLPPARVIELARELGVVKRQRKVDIVHFVQALVLGFSLDRVRSLSGLRRAYQLLAGATLARSSFHGRFTAELVQLMRQLADEALGKTTGAKEKLRKAFKPFADVLAIDSCIIRLHAGLAKHYPSVWTHHTPASAKLTMVCNVVGRGPRTLQISPGSTHDVHLLKPGGWVRGKLLIFDLGFYRAMLFKSIAEHDGYFLCRLKKQGNPTIVKSHRPDHAHLVNKKLRDCQHAIADDVIDVEGEVSYVLRRKKITHHTAQFRIVAIYNHELGLWHRYITNAPPEMMPAESITAIYAGRWEIELLFRELKSAYRIHEMPSGNRYASETLLYSAILTLLVSRRLHRLVRTIAELDLARLPFDRWARILASVTPELLSLLSVRRVTKQRHLALLGLLCHEAPDPNRSRRLLQERAQDGVLAFA, from the coding sequence ATGGCTCGTGCCCGAGCAAGCCAGATTGTCGCGACAATTGCCAGCGTTTTGCCGCCCGCGCGAGTCATCGAGCTCGCTCGCGAGCTCGGCGTCGTCAAGCGTCAGCGCAAAGTCGACATCGTGCACTTTGTGCAAGCACTGGTGCTCGGCTTCAGCCTGGATCGAGTGCGCAGCCTGAGTGGGTTGCGTAGAGCCTATCAGCTCCTCGCCGGTGCGACGCTGGCTCGCTCGTCTTTTCACGGCAGATTCACTGCCGAGCTCGTGCAGTTGATGAGGCAGCTCGCTGACGAGGCGCTCGGCAAGACCACTGGCGCCAAGGAGAAGCTGCGCAAGGCTTTCAAACCGTTCGCCGATGTCCTGGCGATCGACTCGTGCATCATTCGCCTCCACGCTGGTCTCGCGAAGCACTACCCGTCCGTCTGGACCCACCACACGCCGGCATCGGCCAAGCTCACGATGGTGTGCAATGTGGTGGGTCGCGGCCCGCGGACCCTTCAGATCAGTCCGGGAAGCACCCACGACGTGCACTTGCTGAAGCCCGGAGGCTGGGTGCGAGGGAAGCTGTTGATCTTCGACCTGGGCTTCTACCGAGCAATGTTGTTCAAGAGCATCGCTGAGCACGACGGCTACTTTCTTTGCCGATTGAAGAAACAAGGCAACCCCACCATCGTCAAGAGTCACCGTCCGGACCACGCTCATCTAGTGAACAAGAAGCTCCGCGACTGCCAGCACGCCATCGCCGACGACGTGATCGATGTCGAGGGCGAAGTCTCGTACGTCTTGCGGCGCAAGAAGATCACGCACCACACGGCTCAATTCCGAATCGTCGCGATTTACAATCACGAGCTCGGGCTCTGGCATCGCTACATCACGAACGCTCCGCCCGAGATGATGCCGGCCGAGAGCATCACGGCGATCTACGCGGGGCGCTGGGAGATCGAACTCCTGTTTCGAGAGCTGAAGAGCGCCTACCGCATCCACGAAATGCCCAGTGGCAACCGCTACGCGTCAGAAACCCTGCTCTACTCCGCGATCCTAACGCTCCTGGTCAGCCGCAGACTGCATCGGCTCGTGAGGACGATCGCGGAGCTCGACTTGGCTCGACTCCCGTTTGATCGGTGGGCGCGGATCCTGGCCAGCGTGACTCCCGAACTCCTGTCGCTGTTGTCCGTACGGCGCGTCACAAAGCAACGGCACCTGGCCCTGCTCGGCCTGCTCTGCCACGAAGCGCCGGACCCCAATCGCTCCCGTCGCTTGCTCCAAGAAAGGGCGCAGGACGGCGTGCTGGCGTTCGCCTAA
- a CDS encoding helix-turn-helix domain-containing protein, whose translation MLEELKPGADRRIFRQLIAARGEPVRRDALKAFGLENPGATDKALEKHIERMRDVLTPLGVRIETVVGTGYSCSTQLD comes from the coding sequence GTGCTCGAGGAGCTCAAGCCCGGCGCCGATCGCCGGATTTTCAGGCAGCTGATTGCCGCGAGGGGAGAGCCGGTGAGGCGCGACGCGCTGAAAGCCTTCGGGCTCGAGAACCCGGGCGCGACTGACAAGGCGCTGGAGAAGCACATTGAGCGCATGCGCGACGTACTCACGCCGCTGGGCGTGCGCATCGAGACGGTCGTCGGCACCGGGTACAGCTGCTCCACCCAGCTCGACTGA